In Streptomyces durocortorensis, a genomic segment contains:
- a CDS encoding TIGR03085 family metal-binding protein, with translation MSTHAKRERLLLADLLEAAGPEALTLCDGWKTRDLAAHVVVRERRADAAGGLVLGALKARLERVQAEFAAKPYEELIQLIRTGPPRFSPMSLKQIDEAANTVEFFVHTEDVRRAQPDWSRRELDPVFTDVLWSHIEKTARLLGRRSPVGLVLRRPDGQTAVAHKGTPVVTVTGEPAELLLFAYGRQSAADVELEGDKDAVERVGTAELGM, from the coding sequence ATGTCGACCCATGCGAAGCGTGAACGTCTTCTGCTCGCCGATCTGTTGGAGGCGGCCGGTCCCGAGGCACTGACCCTGTGCGACGGCTGGAAGACCCGCGATCTGGCCGCCCATGTGGTGGTCCGGGAACGCCGCGCGGACGCGGCGGGCGGGCTGGTGCTGGGGGCCCTGAAGGCCCGGCTGGAGCGGGTGCAGGCGGAGTTCGCGGCGAAGCCGTACGAGGAACTGATCCAGCTGATCCGGACGGGCCCGCCCCGGTTCTCCCCGATGTCCCTCAAGCAGATCGACGAGGCGGCGAACACCGTGGAGTTCTTCGTCCACACGGAGGACGTGCGGCGGGCCCAGCCCGACTGGTCGCGCCGCGAGCTGGACCCGGTCTTCACCGATGTGCTCTGGTCGCACATCGAGAAGACCGCCCGGCTGCTGGGCCGCCGCTCCCCGGTGGGCCTGGTGCTGCGCCGCCCGGACGGCCAGACGGCGGTGGCCCACAAGGGCACCCCGGTGGTGACGGTGACCGGGGAGCCCGCCGAGCTGCTGCTGTTCGCGTACGGCCGGCAGAGCGCGGCGGACGTCGAGCTGGAGGGCGACAAGGACGCGGTGGAGCGG